In Xenorhabdus griffiniae, the genomic window ATTCCAGTTGCAAAGTACGTGCAATAGCGTCTTGCTGATCTTCTGGATAGAGCGAGATCAAGCCTTTTTTACGCTCTTCCAGCAGTTGTTCGTAATCCAGTGACTCAACCACATCCGGTGGTGGCAACTGGCTTAAATCGATTGTTGGCATGACTTATTACCTCACCGGGAATGCCTCACCGGAATAGAAAGTGAAAATTCCTTGGCGGATTGATGATAAGTACCCGTAATATCCACCACCATTTTGCCGTCCTGTCGGGTTTCCATCGTGATGGAGGTCAGCATCACGCGTGGCTCCCAACGGCTGATTGCGGTATAGCTGGCCGCCATAACCTG contains:
- a CDS encoding GPW/gp25 family protein → MMYLGMNRQTGRELTDLAHIRQSVSDILLTPVGSRIARRTYGSLLSELIDWPQNAALRLQVMAASYTAISRWEPRVMLTSITMETRQDGKMVVDITGTYHQSAKEFSLSIPVRHSR